From the genome of Pectobacterium atrosepticum:
AACACTCTCCTTAGTTACATAATGACAGGAGAGCTAAAGCATAAAGCGCGCCAGTTTTCCCAATCGCTCGATCTCTAATACCTTGTCAAATAGATGAAATAATATTTTCTTACGACAAGTTTTCCCGTATGGCGGGAAATTTCACCTTTATTGCGTATCGATCAAAGGTAAAAAAAATTGATTTATTCATCAGGTGATTAAATCAAAGGATCGGTGTTACTTATGCAAGAGATCCATCATGACGCATAAAATGATGCATCATGATGCGCTTGCCCTACGAGATAGCGATTGAGTCACGCTTCCTGATTGTCGGCTTCTACCGCAGCGTACAACCGGTCAAGAATATCGGGAAAAGCAGACTGCACGCGGTTCCAGCTCGGTACAAACGGTTTATCACCTGGACTATCGCTGAAGGCATGGCCGGAAAAGGTGATCACATCGGAAAACAACTCCACAGCCGACTCTTCTTTATGGCGGTCAAAACTCAGGCCGTTCATACGGGCATCGTGTTCGAAGGCATCGATCATATCAAGAGCGGTGCGATAGTAGGTCGCACGCAGGACACGGAAAGAATCTGTGGTGATATTCACACCAAGAATGGCCAGCTTGCGATACAGCGCTTTTGTGATATCCGCCGCCATGCGCTGCAATCCTGCGTTCGGATCGTCTTCAGACATCGGCTGATGTTTATGGTCGTAGCGATCCGCAATGTCTACCTGACAAATACGGCGAGTTGCTGTTCCTCGATGGATCTCTGATAGCACACCAATCTCCAGTCCCCAATCGCTTGGAATGCGCAGGTTATTCAGGATTGCGGTGCGCATCGCAAATTCGCCGGAAAGCGGATAACGGTAACTGCGCATGTAATCCAGATAGTCGGAATTACCGTAGACCTTTTGCAGCGATTTTAGTAACGGATAAACCAGTAGGCGTCCCACGCGGCCATTCAGTTTTCCCTCAGCAACGCGGGCGTAATAGCCTTTGCAGAAGTCGTAACTGAAGTGCGGATTCGCCACAGGATAGAGCAGGCGAGCCAACATCGCACGATCATAGGTGACAATGTCACAATCGTGTAAGGCGACACAGGCAGAGCGACGCGATGCCAGCGTGTAGCCGACGCAAAACCAGACATTTCTGCCTTTGCCGAGTTCACGCGGTGCCAGCGATTTTTCTGCCAACTCGTCGCTGAGTGCTTTCAGTCGCGGGCCATCGTTCCACAAAATACGATGCCGCTGCGGTAGACGAGAGAAAAATTCTCGAGCGTAAAGAAACTGTTCCCGATCGGCGCGATCCAGCCCAATCACAATTTCGCCAAGGTAAGAAACCTGGGATAGCTGCTCGATAATGTGGTTCAGCGCAGGACCTTCCAGCTCAGAATAGAGCGATGGCAAAATCAGTCCCATGCTGTTTTGCCCGGAAAATACCTGAAGTTCATACTCCAACTCTTCCGTACGTCTCTGAGTGAGATTGTGAAAATTGGTAATGATGCCATCTTGATAAAATTCGCTCATCGTGTGCTCCCATACCAT
Proteins encoded in this window:
- a CDS encoding glycosyl transferase, whose protein sequence is MSEFYQDGIITNFHNLTQRRTEELEYELQVFSGQNSMGLILPSLYSELEGPALNHIIEQLSQVSYLGEIVIGLDRADREQFLYAREFFSRLPQRHRILWNDGPRLKALSDELAEKSLAPRELGKGRNVWFCVGYTLASRRSACVALHDCDIVTYDRAMLARLLYPVANPHFSYDFCKGYYARVAEGKLNGRVGRLLVYPLLKSLQKVYGNSDYLDYMRSYRYPLSGEFAMRTAILNNLRIPSDWGLEIGVLSEIHRGTATRRICQVDIADRYDHKHQPMSEDDPNAGLQRMAADITKALYRKLAILGVNITTDSFRVLRATYYRTALDMIDAFEHDARMNGLSFDRHKEESAVELFSDVITFSGHAFSDSPGDKPFVPSWNRVQSAFPDILDRLYAAVEADNQEA